A section of the Tachysurus fulvidraco isolate hzauxx_2018 chromosome 7, HZAU_PFXX_2.0, whole genome shotgun sequence genome encodes:
- the emc4 gene encoding ER membrane protein complex subunit 4 has product MSSMGGHGGALSTKAAGPKRMKWALELSLANTRTRGDRQLKDGEVMYPVGYSDKPVPDTSVQEADRNLVEKRCWDVALGPLKQIPMNLFIMYMSGNTISIFPIMMVCMMAWRPIQALMSMSATFKLLESSSQQWLQGTVYLIGNLLGSALAIYKCQSMGLLPTHSSDWLAFIEPPQRLEIMGGGLVL; this is encoded by the exons ATGTCATCGATGGGAGGACATGGAGGAGCTTTGTCCACTAAAGCCGCCGGACCGAAGAGGATGAAATGGGCTCTGGAGCTGAGTCTGGCCAACACCAG GACTCGAGGAGACCGGCAGCTTAAGGATGGAGAAGTTATGTATCCTGTGGGCTACTCTGATAAACCGGTCCCTGACACCAGCGTGCAAGAGGCAGACCGCAACCTCGTGGAGAAG aGATGCTGGGATGTAGCCCTTGGACCTCTGAAGCAAATCCCTATGAATCTGTTCATCATGTACATGTCTGGCAACACAATTTCTATCTTTCCCATCATGATGGTGTGTATGATGGCTTGGAGGCCCATTCAGGCGCTCATGTCCATGTCGGCCA CCTTTAAACTGCTGGAAAGTTCGAGTCAGCAGTGGCTCCAGGGGACGGTCTACCTGATCGGCAACTTGCTGGGCTCAGCGCTGGCCATCTACAAGTGTCAGTCAATGGGTCTCCTCCCAACGCATTCGTCTGATTGGCTCGCCTTTATCGAACCTCCACAG AGGTTGGAGATAATGGGTGGAGGATTGGTCCTGTGA
- the si:cabz01101003.1 gene encoding ubiquitin carboxyl-terminal hydrolase CYLD: MSGVTQQNRRRRPPKMYILTSDHKVLDHLDGTIRLQRGNLCLEQDGGGERGIRGDFLWVKVIDNGSMVKLDKHLLTEISADQAGLLEPITDLDLRFKLLAKPHRLARLSSLPLGSPVLVRYGQSGDLADAELRYRGPLTRGSGAMYFGVQLKGSAAGRGNSNGSYKGHQLFTCPEQCALFVSASDIITHRSTRASSLGDNDPQQTEINRPNQNNQSSTHVPNPVSVLARTAESVPANTCLPPLQVGQRVCFTQDKVHHSGMVQYCGQLPGRTSGGVYVGVLLDSPVGNWNGYVKNYKLCSIPSSEFGVLLPLSKVTAETRSTPEIPPLPSSKNSHQPSSPTHSRLIPQTAAPTNSSHNPRLQIEPSMLAMAKSALQPPTSSAALKVALKPPPVSIIKPAALKPPPVPPIKPQLLPISPSTDQLNTSNGFHNPPSPLITEKEEAKSWLEVGSMVEVNDPPLFGVIRWIGFISGIIEPVAGIELDQELTAATDGNYLGERHFRCPPNKGLFIKLRNCRRDSRFPVPEAPINQVERCNSIAFAEWGSKRVEENTPPLLGPEARQLHEGFKKGIQGHLNSCYLDASLFSLFACCSSVDWVLFWPCNEDGHRSKDAQELLRCEIVNPLRRFGYVCASKTMALRKLLEAETTDAGFTNEEKDPEEFLNKLFQLLRVEPLLKIRSMIQEPQECHIYQLFPPTLPCPSSPIRSPLSPSLSSSLSPIPLFSPSVGLMRVASVQTLLESSFMHSGLKFTEAPSCLLLLMPRFGKEFKMFDAILPSLTLDITDLLDETLRQCSICQSVAHWECSQCYEDLDITPGQLKQYCNTCNAQVHAHKKRQTHKPVRVRMPKGTWEGPVHGARQQLSLFAVTCIETSHYVSFVKHGPLPTDWLFFDSMADREGGENGFNVPQVRACPEVGRYLSLSEVELSRLDSSSMKESVRRLLCDAYMCLYHCPELSLYK, translated from the exons ATGTCGGGGGTCACGCAACAAAACAGGAGGCGACGCCCCCCGAAAATGTACATACTGACGTCCGACCACAAAGTTCTAGACCACCTGGATGGTACCATTCGGCTTCAGAGGGGGAACCTGTGCCTGGAGCAGGATGGTGGTGGGGAACGTGGAATAAGAGGGGACTTTTTATGGGTGAAG GTTATAGACAATGGCAGTATGGTGAAGCTTGATAAGCACTTGTTAACTGAAATATCTGCAGATCAGGCTGGTTTGCTGGAGCCTATTACTGACCTTGATTTACGTTTCAAACTGCTCGCTAAACCTCACCGGCTTGCCAGGTTATCCAGTTTGCCGCTGGGTTCTCCTGTGCTAGTGCGGTATGGCCAGTCAGGAGACCTGGCTGATGCTGAGCTCCGTTACCGCGGTCCCTTAACGCGAGGAAGTGGCGCCATGTATTTTGGGGTCCAACTAAAG ggATCGGCAGCAGGCCGGGGCAACAGTAATGGAAGCTACAAAGGCCACCAGCTTTTCACGTGCCCTGAGCAGTGTGCCCTTTTTGTGTCAGCCAGCGATATCATAACACATCGATCCACCCGTGCCAGCAGTTTGGGGGATAATGACCCTCaacaaactgaaataaacagaCCAAATCAAAACAACCAGAGTTCAACTCATGTCCCAAATCCTGTTAGTGTTTTAGCTCGTACTGCAGAATCCGTGCCAGCTAATACTTGCTTACCTCCGCTGCAAGTGGGGCAAAGGGTGTGTTTCACCCAAGACAAGGTGCATCACTCGGGCATGGTGCAGTACTGCGGACAGCTTCCTGGACGTACATCAGGAGGAGTGTATGTGGGAGTTTTGCTG gaTAGTCCAGTTGGAAACTGGAATGGTTATGTTAAAAACTACAAGCTGTGCTCCATTCCTTCTTCTGAATTTGGTGTCCTTCTTCCACTCTCCAAAGTAACTGCAG aaacaaGATCAACTCCAGAAATCCCTCCACTTCCTTCCTCCAAAAACTCCCACCAGCCTTCTTCGCCCACTCATAGCCGACTGATTCCACAGACTGCAGCACCTACAAACTCCAGCCATAACCCTAGACTGCAGATAGAACCTTCCATGCTAGCCATGGCTAAATCTGCTCTACAACCTCCAACTTCATCAGCAGCTTTAAAAGTTGCTTTAAAACCTCCTCCTGTCTCAATCATTAAACCTGCTGCTCTCAAACCACCTCCCGTTCCACCTATTAAGCCACAACTCCTGCCCATTTCTCCTTCCACTGACCAGTTAAATACTTCAAATGGATTTCACAATCCACCTTCTCCACTGATTACGGAAAAAGAAGAGGCTAAATCGTGGTTGGAGGTTGGGTCGATGGTCGAGGTGAATGACCCTCCACTTTTTGGAGTCATTAGGTGGATCGGATTCATCAGTGGAATTATAGAACCGGTGGCTGGCATCGAACTG GACCAGGAGTTAACTGCTGCCACGGATGGCAACTACCTTGGAGAGCGTCATTTCCGTTGCCCCCCTAACAAGGGGCTGTTTATCAAACTGCGTAACTGTAGACGGGATTCCAGATTTCCTGTCCCAGAGGCGCCAATCAATCAGGTGGAGCGCTGCAACTCGATTG CATTTGCAGAATGGGGCAGTAAGCGTGTGGAGGAGAACACGCCACCATTGTTGGGACCGGAGGCTCGGCAGCTGCACGAAGGCTTTAAGAAAGGTATTCAGGGCCATCTCAACTCCTGTTACCTGGATGCGTCACTCTTCAG TCTGTTCGCATGCTGCAGTTCAGTCGACTGGGTTTTGTTTTGGCCCTGCAACGAAGATGGCCACCGAAGCAAAGATGCTCAGGAACTGCTGCGCTGTGAAATTGTCAATCCTTTACGCAG GTTTGGATACGTGTGCGCCAGTAAGACCATGGCACTGCGGAAGCTTCTGGAAGCCGAGACTACAGACGCAGGCTTTACTAATGAAGAGAAAG ATCCTGAGGAATTCCTCAACAAGCTTTTCCAGCTCCTTCGGGTGGAACCTCTTCTGAAGATTAG ATCTATGATCCAGGAACCACAGGAATGCCACATTTATCAACTCTTCCCTCCAACGCTTCCCTGTCCATCTTCACCTATTCGTTCTCCGctttcaccctctctctcttcctccctctccccAATCCCTCTGTTTTCACCCTCGGTTGGACTCATGAGGGTTGCCAGTGTGCAGACGCTGCTGGAATCTTCTTTCATGCATTCTGGGCTTAAATTCACAGAG gcTCCATCCTGTCTACTTCTGCTTATGCCACGCTTTGGCAAAgagtttaaaatgtttgatGCCATCCTGCCTTCGCTCACACTCGACATCACCGACCTACTGGACGAGA CTCTTCGACAGTGTAGTATATGTCAGTCGGTGGCACATTGGGAGTGTTCACAGTGTTATGAGGACCTGGACATCACACCTGGCCAGTTAAAACAGTATTGCAATACCTGCAACGCGCAG GTCCACGCCCACAAGAAGCGCCAGACACACAAGCCGGTCAGGGTCAGAATGCCCAAGGGCACGTGGGAGGGACCGGTTCATGGGGCTCGCCAGCAATTATCTCTCTTCGCCGTGACGTGTATTGAGACTAGTCACTACGTGAGTTTCGTCAAGCACGGGCCGCTCCCTACCGATTGGCTCTTCTTCGACAGTATGGCTGATAGAGAGG GAGGGGAGAACGGATTCAACGTGCCACAGGTGAGGGCGTGTCCAGAAGTGGGACGCTACCTGAGCTTATCAGAGGTAGAGCTCAGTCGTTTAGACTCCAGCTCCATGAAGGAATCAGTCCGAAGATTGCTCTGCGATGCCTACATGTGTCTTTATCACTGTCCTGAACTGAGCCTGTATAAGTGA